The sequence GCCTGCACAAAACCAAGGCCCAGCGCGAACTCGACCAGCACCGCGAGCAAAATCCCGGGGCCGGCATGACCGTTCAGCCATTCCGCAAACCCCAACACCGCCAAACCAAAACAACCGACGATAAAACCGTTGCTCAGCGCATTGCGCCCCAGCGACGGCGGTGCATTGCGCACCAGATAAAACATCACCCCCAACGCCGCAAACAGCACCGCACTGCGCCGCGCGACAAACCCGGCCGCTTCGGAATATTCAATGCTCCAGATCGCCAGCAGCATGTCCGGGACAAAGCCCCAGGCCAGCGCCAACAGAAAACACAACGAAGAAGTGAGACCCGACAACGTGCGAAACGACAACTGCATGGCGAATCCTTGCGGCAGTGAGGAGGGCTCCGAGCATAACCGCCGAAACTCCCCACGCCTACCGCAAACCCGCAAATCAGACGTTTCTGTCAGTTCTGGAAGTTGCACGCGTCAGACAATTTCCGGTAGCTGATTTCCTCAGGCTTACCGGCGTTGTCGATGTACTTCATGTCGGCCGTCACCACTTTGCACGTTTGTGTTGGCGGCTCGGTCAACGACACCACTTTGGCCACATGCAGCGGCATGCCGTACTCATAGGGCACGGCTTTGGACGTGGCAGAGGTGTCATTGGCCTGGGCCAGCGCGGCAAACGCGGTGCAGGCGAGGGCGGCGCTGAGCAATAAAGGACGAATGTTCATGAAAGGACTCCCGTGTGGCGGTTCTAGAGTTCGGCGTGATTCAGCCGAACCTGCCGCACTGGGCAACAGCCAGAATGGCTGAGGGCGTGCGGTTCAGTAGAGTTTTTGACCACGGCGTTAAGGGATGGTTAACCGAGCTGAACGCCGGCTGTCAGGGAGTGCGGCGGTTTTCTCAGGAAGGTTTGGCGAATTCCTACAAAGGCTGGTGCCTTGTCTGCTTTCGGCGGCTGGAGGGGGCGGTTATTGTCGGTTGCCGCTGCAAAATCAGTGGTTCGGGTTTGGTCACCTGAGAAAAGTTCATTGCATATGTGCCATCATTCGCACCGCTCGGATTTATTGATCCGTGGAGTGCATTGCTATGGCGGCTGTGTGCAGGACGCCTTCGGGCGAGCTGAGTTTTGAACTGTTCTCGGTTGACCAAGCCTGTACACGGCCGCCTCCCACCGTTTGGTCACGGCTATGGCGGTTACCTTCTAATACAGTTGAGTAATCAGAATGCCAATAATTAAACTGCTACAAAACCGCTATCTCCCCCTCAGCAGCAACGTCACCGAAACCCCGACATTGCTCATCGACACCCAAGCCAACCCGAAAGACATCCTCGAAGCCGCCGTCCAGCGCATCCGCGCCGCCGCCGACCTGCTCGAAACCCTGCATTGCCTGTGCTTCAAGCACGCCGACGTGCAAGACATTCCACATATCACCCATGCGCTGTACCTGCTGACGCAGGATGGCAATGATTTGCTGCAGGTCGCGCAGCAGCAGATGTTGAGTTGGAAGGCGCCGATTTGATCTCTGTTTGAATTGTCTAGCACTCACGGGCAGAGGCATTTTCTGCCCGTGATTGATGTTTACAACAGCTAGTTAGAGAAGAGGCTCTGCCTAAGGAGAAGGAGCAAACGGGCTGACCAAGTCTGGACTCCATTTCAACTCAACAATATTTTTGGGTAAAAAGCGCACGTGCAAATACACATCACCACGTTTTCGGCGAGGTAGCGGTAAAATTACCTCATGGTTCTCCTTCTGGACGCCTTGCCGAAACTGTTCGCCAGTCCTACTGAGAATCCAAGAAACACGAACGGTTTCTCCTTCAATTCGTTGGCAGCACATAACCCCTCCGCCACCCATTGCGAACAGGTTGCCTCCCCAAAAGTCATTTATCCAAAAGTTCAAAATTGGACGATCTGTATAGTTTTCTGACGTCAGCATGGCGCCGGGCGTACGAAATAGATCAATGATTTTTGGGGTGGCGTAGCTAAGCAGCAAAGCCAGTACAGCCAGGGCTATTCGCCTTCTCCGCCATGTTCGTTTTCGACGTACGTCCGCAGCAATATCTATCAAATGACTAAAATTCCAAGGTAAGAGGTTACATTCCGGCTTTATGCCTGGAGAGGACTTCACCGATCGCGAACCGATAAGTCACACTTCAATTTTTCCTGGATTAGAATCAAGAGGGTTGCTTTAACTTGGATTCAGTAAGCTTATGAGGAGGCTGCACATGCCGCTACCAAGCTGAGGATCTCCAACATTTAATCAAACAGTGAGACCACGCTCGCGCTCTAAATCAATTAATCTTGTCGTTGGACCATCCGCTTCCAGTCGCTCAGTCACGACAGTGGGCCAACGGTTTCGCGAACGACGCTTTGCTCTTTCATAAACAAAGTCTTGAATCTTGTTTGATGGATAGAAGAGTATATTGTTTAGTAGCATTAAAAAATCAGTGCCAGTTAAGTAATTGCTTCCATCTCCAGCTTCTTTTTTTTCACGAATGATTTTTCTCCATGCGCCTAAGTATTCAGATTGTTTTAAGTTTAGGTCTAACTGGCTTTTTACAAAGTCATCCGATTCGCTATGAGCTCCAGTGTGGTCGAACCATGGGCCGTTGTTCATATAAGAGCGAATGTATTCCCAGAATCCTTTCTGCATTTCTAAAGACTTTCCCGCCGGCGTACCAATGCTGACCATAATTTCGTTTTCAGGTTCTCCCAAGCGCTTCATTAATACTTCAAGCGAGGCGTTCCGGATGCTCCCAGAATAAAGGCCAACCATGTCGAACTCGCAAGCTACAGCCTCTATTCCCTTCCAAGGAGTATGATAGAGCTCTCCTTCGTTGTCGAAATAGACTTCCTGTGTTCGTCGGTTGAAAATTATGGGAAGCGGTAAAGAGCGTCTTGTTTCGATGATGATTGGAACAATGAACAACGGTATCCCGAAAAGTAACATCCAGCCCACTCCGTCCCACTTGCCCAGTAAAGCCATCCAAACGCCAGTGATGAGTGCAATCAGAGCTGAAACTCCCCCGAGAAGTCCGCTAAGCAAGCCGCGGTTTCGATCACTGCCAGCTTTTAGTGAAAGATAGTATTCTGTGTGTTCATCAGTTATAAAAAGCTCAAGTGGTTGCTCCCCCGTCGACTCGTCGTCACTAAGAACTGCGGTAGGAGCATCACCATATTTCGCCATGATTTTTCATTGCCGTTCTTAAAGCCATGCCATTTCCTTGACTTCGATGGGCGGTAGTGCGTGCCTTCAAGTAAGGAGTAGTAAGCTATTACCTTTCGGTTTCGTGATCATAAGTCAAACAGAAAAACCGCGCTCGCGTTCTAAGTCTATGAGTCTAAGTGTGGGGCCGTCTTGATGTAAGCGTTCTGTAACTATTTCTGGCCATAAGTTTCGTGTTTTTCTCTGTGCATAATTGTATGTGAAGTCTTGTATAGCATTGGTTGGAAAAAAAATTAAATGTCCAATAAACATAAAAGCGTCAGATGCAGTTAAGTAGTTAGAGTGTCCGGATTTGACTTTTTTATCTGTGATCGTTTTTTTCCAGTATCCCAAAAAGTCTGACGGTCTAATATTGCTCGAAAGCGTTTTCTTTATGAATTCATCGGATTCTGCGTGGTTGCCATTTTCATCAAACCATGGGCCATTATTCATGTAGCTGCGAATGTATTCCCAAAACCCTTTTTGCATATCAAGTGTCTTGCCCATTGGGGAACCCAAACTAACCATAAGAGCATTTTCAGGGTCGCCTAGACGTTTTACTAGTATTTCGAGAGAAGCGTTATTTATACCGCCTGTATAAATGCTTGTCATTTGAAATTCACACGCGATAGCTTGAATGTTGTCCCATGGCGTATGATACAAATCACCATTTTGATCAAAATAAACTTCTTTTGTTCTGCGGTTAAATAATACAGGTAAAGGCAGTGGTTTTCGCGTTTCAAAATAAAACGGAATAAGGAGCATGGCCGCGGCAAGGAAAATGCAAAGGCCTACAAGATCCCAACGGCCTTTTATGATCATCATAAATGCCAATGCAATACTTGCGAGAGATCCTACGCCTGCCGCTATACCTGTTATACCTCCTCTATCTGCATCTCCTGCCATCTGTAACGTTAAGTAATTCTCTGTATGTTCATCGGTGATAAATAGTTCACATGGAGGTTGCCCGGTGCTCTCGCTAGCTTTCAATACGACGTTCGAAGTGTTGCCGTACTTCGACGCTGCCTGGGCGATAAGCTTTTTTATATCCATGCTATTTCCTTGATGTCATTTGCCTGAATAGACTCACTGGCGTTAATATCCTAGCTTATCAGGGAAGAACGAGAGAGGCGGGTGGTTGGCCTTCCACGTTTTTGCGAGCTCTTTTGCTTTTTCTATTTGCTCTTTTGACATGTTTTTTTCTATGCCGGTTAATGTGTCATTGACGTCTCGTACTACATTGCCTCCACCATTAAGTTCCAGCAGATTTGACAGTAAAGCATATGATTTTATTGGGTCGAATGCGAAACCGTATTTTGAGTTTTCTTCGCCTATGTAGGATGCATATCCAAATACACCTTCTACGTAGCTCGAGTCAGCTGCTTTTTCGTTCCAGTTTCTGAACGAGGCTAAATCATTTCTTTCGATCATGATTGCGGCTAACCCCATCATTGCAAGTGGATAACCATTTTCAGCAGACGCCTTCATCCATCGTTCGATAGCTTGGTTGCGTCTCGAGGGTAGTAAAAATGAACCACTTCCTTCTTGGTACTTCGTCGCCAGACGGAACTGCGCAAATGCAAATCCGTTCTCTGCTGACTTCTCCAGCCAGTCATCATTGCCTGTCATTTCATATAATAGGTACATTGATTCGCTATCTCCCTGCGTTGCGCGTTGAATTGCAAGGCTTTTAGCTTTAATTACCCAGCTGCTAGGAGAGTCCTCACCTGGTAGGCAGTTTTTCATGGTTGAACACAAGTCGTCTTCAATTCTCCCAAGGCGAATCATAGAGTAGATATTCCCCTTTTTTGCGGAGCTTTCGTATGCTTTTTTAGCTTCCGGAGTCATGTGGCGGTTATTTTTTCTTAACGCTTCGCCCAGATAGTAGAGCGCCTCATCATCTCCGCCGTCAGCGGCGGTTTTCAAAAATTCGATCGCAGAAATGGTTTTGTATTGATTGTAGAGTTCAATGCCTTGGATTTTTGCCTGAAGCTGTTCGTGCGTAAGAGCAGATGATTCGGTTGCTATTATAGTTAAAAGCGTTAACGCCGCAGTCATTAGTTTTATTGGTATCTTTGCTGAACTCATGGGTGGTTGTTTCTTCTCTGCGAAAGTAAGGGGGGCGGTTAGTCTCCGATTAAAATTCGGCGGTCCGCGCCTCCCTAAAGAAATACCAAAAAATCGGAGTCAGTCGCTAAGTTTTTCGGGGAAAAAAGAAACAGGTGGATGGGTGGCTTTCCACTCTTGCGCAACAATTTTTGACTGTTCAATTTGTTCTGGTGTCATTTTTTCAGCAATCTTTTCAATTTTACGGTCAACATAATCTTGCACTCCACCGCTGTCGCCGAGTTCCTTTAACAAAGAAAAAATAGCGTAGCCTTTAACTAGGTCCAGTGGGTAGCCAACTTTGTCGGGAGTATGTGAAATGTACGCTCCATAGTTGCTCAGAGCTGCTTGCTCGCCGGTTGCTGCGGCCACTTCAAGCCAATGCCGAGTGCTCTCCATTTCTCCTTTTACATACAGTGTTTCTAGATATTCCATCATGGCTTTTGGGTTGCCACCCTCGGAAGAGAGTAGTAGCCATCTTCTTACTGACGCATCACGTCCTCCAGGAATGAAGAAGTAACCTTCACCTTGTCTTTCACTTACAGCCATCCAATATTGCGCGAGTGGATATCCTGCATTTGCAGATTTCTCTAACCACTTATGATCCAAGGTGATTTCATACATTAAATACAGAGATTCTGGATCGCCGTCATTTGCCTTTGGCAAAGTGATTTTCTTGGCTTCCACGAACCACTCGGCTTGAGTTTTTTTTGACGGTGGACAGTTTTCCATTATTGCGCAAAGATCGTTTTTTGCTCTGCCCAACTGAATCATAGCGTATATGGAGCCATTCATCGCCGCCGTTTCATACCAGTGCTGTGCTTCTGGCGTCATATATCGGTTGCGCTTTCTTAGCGCTTCGCCTAAGTAGTATTGCGACTCCACATTTCCAGATTGCGCTTCTTTTTCTAATGAGGGAAAGGCTGCGTCAAATTTTAACTGATTATATAAAGCAATGCCTGCAGAAACTTCGCGCGCTGATTTTGACGCAAAAGCAGGCGTGGTAATTATTAAAAATATTGCAACAAAGAAATACCTGAATAGCCTCACTGGCGTTAATATCCTAGCTTGTCAGGGAAGAACGAGAGAGGCGGATGGTTGGCTTTCCACGTTTTTGCGAGCTCTTTTGCTTTCCCTATTTGCTCTTTTGACAGGTTTTTTTTCAACTTCTGGCAAAACATCTTTAACATTGTTTATTACGTTTCCACCACCATCAAGCTCTAGTAGGTTTGATAGTAGCGCGTATGACGTCACTGGATCTGAGGTGAATCCGTATTTTGGTTCAACTTTGCCTATATAAGATGCATAACCAAAAATTGCTGATACATAGCCTGAAGCTGCAGCTTTTTCATTCCAATTTCTAAACGATGGGAAGTCGGCTTTTTCAATCCTGGTAGCGGCAAATCCCATCATAGCTGGAGGATAGCCATTCTCTGCAGACGCTTTCATCCACTTTTCGATTTCATCTGATCTTCTGGAGGGCAGTAGGAATACTCCGCCACCTTCTTGATATTTAGTCGCTAAACGAAATTGCGCCAATGCGAAACCTTTTTCTGCAGA comes from Pseudomonas sp. RU47 and encodes:
- a CDS encoding DUF6708 domain-containing protein yields the protein MAKYGDAPTAVLSDDESTGEQPLELFITDEHTEYYLSLKAGSDRNRGLLSGLLGGVSALIALITGVWMALLGKWDGVGWMLLFGIPLFIVPIIIETRRSLPLPIIFNRRTQEVYFDNEGELYHTPWKGIEAVACEFDMVGLYSGSIRNASLEVLMKRLGEPENEIMVSIGTPAGKSLEMQKGFWEYIRSYMNNGPWFDHTGAHSESDDFVKSQLDLNLKQSEYLGAWRKIIREKKEAGDGSNYLTGTDFLMLLNNILFYPSNKIQDFVYERAKRRSRNRWPTVVTERLEADGPTTRLIDLERERGLTV
- a CDS encoding tetratricopeptide repeat protein, whose product is MRLFRYFFVAIFLIITTPAFASKSAREVSAGIALYNQLKFDAAFPSLEKEAQSGNVESQYYLGEALRKRNRYMTPEAQHWYETAAMNGSIYAMIQLGRAKNDLCAIMENCPPSKKTQAEWFVEAKKITLPKANDGDPESLYLMYEITLDHKWLEKSANAGYPLAQYWMAVSERQGEGYFFIPGGRDASVRRWLLLSSEGGNPKAMMEYLETLYVKGEMESTRHWLEVAAATGEQAALSNYGAYISHTPDKVGYPLDLVKGYAIFSLLKELGDSGGVQDYVDRKIEKIAEKMTPEQIEQSKIVAQEWKATHPPVSFFPEKLSD
- a CDS encoding tetratricopeptide repeat protein, which translates into the protein MSSAKIPIKLMTAALTLLTIIATESSALTHEQLQAKIQGIELYNQYKTISAIEFLKTAADGGDDEALYYLGEALRKNNRHMTPEAKKAYESSAKKGNIYSMIRLGRIEDDLCSTMKNCLPGEDSPSSWVIKAKSLAIQRATQGDSESMYLLYEMTGNDDWLEKSAENGFAFAQFRLATKYQEGSGSFLLPSRRNQAIERWMKASAENGYPLAMMGLAAIMIERNDLASFRNWNEKAADSSYVEGVFGYASYIGEENSKYGFAFDPIKSYALLSNLLELNGGGNVVRDVNDTLTGIEKNMSKEQIEKAKELAKTWKANHPPLSFFPDKLGY
- a CDS encoding DUF3304 domain-containing protein, yielding MLTSENYTDRPILNFWINDFWGGNLFAMGGGGVMCCQRIEGETVRVSWILSRTGEQFRQGVQKENHEVILPLPRRKRGDVYLHVRFLPKNIVELKWSPDLVSPFAPSP
- a CDS encoding DUF2790 domain-containing protein — protein: MNIRPLLLSAALACTAFAALAQANDTSATSKAVPYEYGMPLHVAKVVSLTEPPTQTCKVVTADMKYIDNAGKPEEISYRKLSDACNFQN